The Buchnera aphidicola (Formosaphis micheliae) nucleotide sequence TATAGAAGAAGAAATTAAAAAAGTAAAAATAAGAGCAGAGAAAGATATTGAAAATATTTATAAATTTTCTTTAGAAAAATTTATAAATGAAATATTATCTATTATAGATAATTTTGAAAGAGCTTTACAGTTGTCTAATCATTTCAATGATGATAATTATTTAGAAATTAATTCTAAATTAAAACAAATAATAGAATTTTCTTTGAATGTTTTAAAAAATTTTGGAGTAACAGTAATTAATAAAATTGATGTGGTATTCAACCCTGATATTCATCAAGCAATGTCTATCCATTTTTCAGAGTCAATAAAAGAAAATAAAATAATTTCAATTTTTCAAAATGGTTATTTATTAAATGATAGATTATTACGTCCAGCTATAGTATCTGTATCAAAAAATAAAAAAGAAACTATATAGTAATTAAAATTGCAGAGATATTAGTACATTAGTTTCTAACTACTCTGCAAGATATATTTTTTATAGTATGAAAAAATAGTTTATTATAATAAAAAATATAATTAATAGTAAACAACTTTATTTTTTAAAAATATTTTTATAACAAGCGAAATAATTAATATTAAAGTATATAATATATGGTAAAAATTATATTTTTTAAATAAATTATATATTATTTAGATAATAATTATTTATTTAGTTTTTACGTTAGAGTGTTTAATTAATATGACAAAAAAATGTATCAGTCATAACAAATTAATAATAGTTAAAAATAAAAAATGTTATTATAATTATAAGATTATAGATGAATTTGAATCCGGTTTAATTTTATTAGGTTGGGAAATAAAATCAATTAGAGCAAAAAAAGTAAGTATTAATAATAGTTATGTTTTATTTCACGATAATGAAGCTTATTTATTTGGGTCTAATTTTCAACCTGTTTTTACTATTACAAAACATATCAATTGTGAACCTATAAGAAATAGAAAGTTATTGTTACATAGAAAAGAAATAGATTTTATGATTGGTAAAATGAATAAAGAAAGATATAGTATAATTGCATTGTCTTTATATTGGAAAAAAAATTTATGTAAATTAAAAATAGGTATGGGTATAGGTAAAAGTAAATTTGATAAACGAATGTATGAAAAGAATAACGCTTGGAAATTAGAAAAAAATAGAATTTTAAAAAATAAAAAAAATAGTTAATATTATATAATACATATTAAATAGTATATTTTATTTTTTATATAATATTTTTTATATTTAAAATATTAAGTAGTATATAGTGATATTATTTTTATGTACATTAATCATAAATATTGGATGCGATGTGCTTTAAAATTAGCTTATTGTGCTCAAAAAAACGGAGAAGTTCCAGTTGGAGCAATTTTAATATTTAATAATAAAGTTATAGGAGAAGGTTATAATTCCTCTATTTCTAAAAATGATCCTACAGCTCATGCAGAAATTATAGCATTACGTGCTGGAGGTAGAAAATTAAAAAATTATAGATTAATGAATACTACATTATATGTTACTAAAGAACCTTGTATAATGTGTATTGGTGCAATTTTGAATAGTCGTATATATCAATTAGTATTGGGATCTCAAGTAAATAATAAATATAGTATATTGAATATATTAAAAAAACAAAATATTACTAATCATAAGTTATATATTAAACAAAAAATATTAGAAAAAGAATGTAATAATATATTATATCATTTTTTTAAAGATAAAAGAAAAACATAAATATAAATCATTTATATTTTTCTTTTAATTTTTAAATTAATTTTCAAAAATTACGATAGAACATGCATATTTTTTTTCATCTGTTAAGTTAATATGGGTATATTTTATACCTA carries:
- the grpE gene encoding nucleotide exchange factor GrpE — protein: MNNDIYNLDEKKKNDCLENSQVLKKINDNDLIELKKQVISLKNNLLHETMNIEEEIKKVKIRAEKDIENIYKFSLEKFINEILSIIDNFERALQLSNHFNDDNYLEINSKLKQIIEFSLNVLKNFGVTVINKIDVVFNPDIHQAMSIHFSESIKENKIISIFQNGYLLNDRLLRPAIVSVSKNKKETI
- the smpB gene encoding SsrA-binding protein SmpB translates to MTKKCISHNKLIIVKNKKCYYNYKIIDEFESGLILLGWEIKSIRAKKVSINNSYVLFHDNEAYLFGSNFQPVFTITKHINCEPIRNRKLLLHRKEIDFMIGKMNKERYSIIALSLYWKKNLCKLKIGMGIGKSKFDKRMYEKNNAWKLEKNRILKNKKNS
- the tadA gene encoding tRNA adenosine(34) deaminase TadA, which produces MYINHKYWMRCALKLAYCAQKNGEVPVGAILIFNNKVIGEGYNSSISKNDPTAHAEIIALRAGGRKLKNYRLMNTTLYVTKEPCIMCIGAILNSRIYQLVLGSQVNNKYSILNILKKQNITNHKLYIKQKILEKECNNILYHFFKDKRKT